The following coding sequences lie in one Rothia sp. SD9660Na genomic window:
- a CDS encoding CoA ester lyase: MNFHRNERAASLPARLSRSWLLVSAAASEETIAAALESEADSVIIDLEDGCPEEQKDEAREHIIEMLNQGASAWVRINGIESDHWAKDLEALNRASGLKGVMLAMAEHPDHVTRTAMMLPAGTPVIALIETALGMVNVVRIAKAPGTFRLAFGVGDYRRDTGVSADPIALAYARSQLVLASRVGGLAGPIDGPSVGKHGGDLLKDCAVTTSHGMTGKLTLDPGQTETINVGLAPSADEIEWARELLQKSEGDSVPKDGSYLPRLARARKVSSLAKTYGLWRS, from the coding sequence ATTAACTTTCACCGCAACGAACGCGCAGCCTCCCTGCCCGCCCGCCTCTCCCGCTCCTGGCTGCTGGTCTCTGCCGCCGCAAGCGAAGAAACCATTGCCGCAGCCCTCGAATCTGAGGCGGACTCGGTCATCATCGACCTAGAGGACGGCTGCCCCGAAGAGCAGAAGGACGAGGCCCGCGAGCACATCATCGAGATGCTCAACCAGGGCGCCTCAGCCTGGGTGCGCATCAACGGCATTGAAAGTGACCACTGGGCCAAAGACCTTGAAGCCCTCAACCGGGCGAGCGGTCTCAAAGGCGTCATGCTGGCCATGGCCGAGCACCCTGACCACGTCACCCGCACCGCCATGATGCTCCCTGCTGGTACCCCCGTCATCGCCCTGATTGAAACCGCACTGGGCATGGTGAACGTTGTGCGTATTGCTAAGGCCCCTGGCACCTTCCGCCTAGCCTTCGGCGTGGGTGATTACCGCCGCGACACCGGTGTCTCCGCCGACCCCATCGCTCTGGCCTACGCACGCTCGCAGCTGGTGCTGGCCTCACGCGTGGGCGGTCTTGCTGGTCCTATTGACGGCCCCTCCGTGGGCAAGCACGGCGGAGATCTGCTCAAGGACTGCGCGGTGACCACCAGCCACGGTATGACCGGCAAGCTCACTCTCGACCCCGGCCAGACTGAAACCATCAACGTTGGTCTGGCTCCCAGCGCCGATGAAATCGAGTGGGCCCGCGAGCTACTGCAGAAGAGTGAGGGGGACTCTGTGCCCAAGGACGGCTCCTACCTGCCCCGCCTGGCCCGTGCCCGCAAGGTCTCCTCCCTGGCCAAGACCTACGGCCTGTGGCGTAGCTAG
- a CDS encoding histidinol-phosphate transaminase yields MTHSQRSGLHPRPVFNQLPKYAAGKPPAPVEGLTQYKLSSNENPFGPVASVAQILAEFDTVHRYPDPLSTALRTALGEHLEVDPEDIVTGAGSLGALTQILTTFAGTHADGVQDEVIYAWRSFEAYPICVGLAGAKSVQVPNLPNGAHDLDAMAAAVTDQTRVILICTPNNPTGPAVTESQVRDFLAKVPSDVLVVIDEAYFEFCAASEIPEGQEPPVNGLDVYPDYPNVAILRTFSKAQGLAGLRVGYSITHPEVTAHLRVGATPFAVSALAEKAAVASLDHNDEVMERVEHLVAEREKVVVELQELGYWVPETRANFVWLPLGEHSAAFAALAEANALSVRAFAGEGVRVSIGEDEANARLLKIAAEFEERTTKPL; encoded by the coding sequence ATGACACATTCACAGCGCTCCGGGCTGCACCCCCGCCCGGTTTTCAATCAGCTCCCTAAGTACGCCGCAGGTAAACCCCCGGCACCGGTTGAGGGGCTTACCCAGTACAAGCTCTCATCCAACGAGAACCCCTTCGGGCCGGTAGCCTCGGTCGCTCAGATTCTGGCTGAGTTTGATACCGTCCACCGCTACCCCGACCCGCTCTCCACTGCCCTGCGCACCGCGCTAGGGGAGCACCTGGAGGTTGACCCCGAGGATATCGTCACCGGTGCAGGAAGCCTGGGCGCCCTGACTCAGATTCTGACCACCTTTGCAGGTACCCACGCCGACGGTGTGCAGGACGAAGTTATCTACGCCTGGCGTTCCTTCGAGGCCTACCCCATCTGCGTTGGCCTGGCCGGTGCTAAGAGCGTGCAGGTGCCCAACCTGCCCAACGGCGCCCATGACCTGGACGCCATGGCTGCCGCCGTAACCGACCAGACCCGCGTCATCCTCATCTGCACTCCCAACAACCCCACCGGCCCGGCCGTCACCGAGTCCCAGGTACGTGACTTCCTGGCCAAGGTACCCAGCGACGTACTCGTGGTGATTGACGAGGCCTACTTCGAGTTCTGCGCGGCCTCCGAGATTCCTGAAGGGCAAGAACCTCCCGTCAACGGCCTGGACGTCTACCCCGACTACCCCAACGTCGCTATTCTGCGCACCTTCTCCAAGGCCCAGGGCCTGGCTGGCCTGCGCGTGGGCTACTCCATCACCCACCCCGAGGTCACCGCCCACCTGCGCGTGGGTGCCACCCCCTTTGCGGTCAGTGCCCTGGCTGAAAAAGCCGCCGTGGCCTCCCTTGACCACAATGATGAGGTTATGGAGCGCGTGGAGCACCTGGTGGCTGAGCGCGAAAAGGTTGTTGTCGAGCTCCAGGAGCTGGGCTACTGGGTGCCCGAAACCCGGGCCAACTTCGTCTGGCTCCCTCTGGGCGAGCACTCGGCAGCCTTCGCTGCCCTGGCTGAAGCCAACGCCCTGTCCGTGCGCGCTTTTGCCGGCGAGGGCGTGCGTGTGAGTATCGGTGAGGACGAGGCCAACGCCCGCCTGCTCAAAATCGCAGCAGAGTTCGAAGAACGCACCACCAAGCCTCTCTAA
- a CDS encoding ABC transporter permease: MFVGWRDILFAKGRFTLIGATVALITLLLVMLTGLTGGLGNQNTDALEKMGADRFVFAPSESDGKASFTDSATTAGLQETWQAAGVSATPVGLLTGKVEGTGAASMSLIATPVGSDLAERTAPLIQGAEPGDGQIALPTGVAEEIGATVGDTVTFSGTDVTVSGITEDTFYSHTNAGWATTTTWQGITHQRETEGQSAVLGTVLAVSGSADYAATAEATGTQALTTRESFAALPAYSSENGSLKTMQGFLYGISALVIISFLTVWTIQRTRDIAVMRALGASRAFLTKDALAQAAVILAVGAALGALVGWGLGTLAAGAVPFQLSAPTIAGPAAGIWALGMGGALIALRRVATVDPMIALGGN; the protein is encoded by the coding sequence ATGTTCGTCGGTTGGCGTGACATCCTCTTTGCTAAGGGCCGTTTCACCCTGATTGGGGCGACTGTAGCCCTGATTACCCTGTTGCTGGTCATGCTCACCGGCCTCACCGGTGGTCTGGGCAACCAGAACACCGATGCCCTTGAAAAGATGGGGGCTGACCGCTTCGTATTCGCCCCGTCTGAGAGCGATGGCAAGGCATCCTTTACCGATTCGGCTACTACGGCAGGCCTGCAGGAGACCTGGCAGGCAGCCGGTGTGAGTGCCACCCCGGTTGGTCTCCTCACCGGCAAGGTTGAGGGCACCGGGGCCGCTTCGATGAGCCTGATTGCTACCCCTGTCGGTTCTGATCTGGCTGAGCGTACCGCGCCCCTGATTCAGGGTGCCGAGCCCGGTGACGGCCAGATCGCCCTACCCACCGGCGTCGCTGAAGAGATTGGCGCGACCGTGGGCGATACCGTCACCTTCTCGGGCACCGACGTAACCGTCTCAGGCATCACCGAGGACACCTTCTACTCCCACACCAACGCAGGCTGGGCAACCACCACCACCTGGCAGGGCATCACCCACCAGCGTGAAACTGAGGGGCAGAGCGCCGTGCTCGGCACCGTCCTGGCTGTCTCCGGCAGTGCTGACTATGCCGCCACCGCAGAAGCCACCGGAACCCAGGCCCTGACCACCCGCGAGTCCTTTGCAGCCCTGCCCGCTTACTCCTCCGAGAATGGCTCCCTCAAAACCATGCAGGGCTTCCTCTACGGCATCTCCGCCCTGGTAATTATCTCCTTCTTGACCGTCTGGACCATCCAGCGCACCCGCGACATCGCCGTCATGCGAGCCCTGGGCGCTTCCCGCGCCTTCCTGACCAAGGACGCCCTCGCCCAGGCAGCCGTGATTCTCGCCGTCGGTGCCGCCCTCGGTGCCCTGGTGGGCTGGGGCCTCGGCACCCTGGCCGCAGGAGCCGTCCCCTTCCAACTCTCAGCCCCCACCATCGCCGGGCCCGCTGCTGGCATCTGGGCCCTGGGCATGGGCGGAGCCCTCATCGCCCTGCGCCGCGTTGCCACCGTAGACCCCATGATTGCCCTCGGCGGCAACTAG
- a CDS encoding histidine kinase, with the protein MTIVPPAPPATSSQQTLLVLKILRVSLHVMFAFLLCFGAILALIGSVYQVRHAALGVLSLVLGGVYLAGTVYENRQGLPTTLTTRFTPALLWLLIITLLWLGLMALDSSFTWVVFPIMFLYLHLLTPLAGVAATLVLCALAIALPLVGPAGFGLDYLLAEGLAPGYLIGPTLGALLAIVISFTYRALRADAARQYQLAQQLRAVHAELVQQQYSAGKLEERERLAREIHDTLAQGLSSIVLVSRAAASSLQEGKADAAAAQVRVIQDSAAANLAEARRFIRDLSSPALDDSLVSALRALAASTETAQKAAGKPLTCAFILEGKEETANALPEAVSATLMRVAQGALANVAAHAEASRAALTLSIWPGEVTLDIFDNGRGFTPTPLVAGTLSETGTGYGLTSLGERVARLDGSLDIESTPGEGTVLTARIPLNQHRPEQEAQ; encoded by the coding sequence ATGACAATCGTGCCCCCTGCCCCGCCCGCTACTTCCTCGCAGCAAACCCTGCTGGTGCTCAAGATTCTGCGGGTTAGTCTGCACGTCATGTTTGCTTTTCTGCTGTGTTTCGGTGCCATTCTGGCCCTGATTGGCAGTGTCTACCAGGTGCGGCATGCCGCGCTCGGGGTGCTCTCCCTGGTGCTCGGGGGCGTTTATCTTGCCGGGACGGTCTACGAGAACCGGCAGGGGCTGCCGACTACCCTCACCACCCGCTTTACCCCGGCTCTCTTGTGGCTACTAATCATCACCCTGCTGTGGCTGGGGCTTATGGCGCTCGATAGCTCCTTCACCTGGGTGGTCTTCCCCATCATGTTCCTCTATCTGCACCTGCTCACACCCCTAGCAGGAGTAGCTGCCACCCTCGTCCTCTGTGCTCTGGCCATTGCCCTGCCCCTGGTGGGGCCTGCCGGGTTTGGCCTCGACTACCTGCTGGCAGAAGGCCTAGCTCCCGGCTACCTTATCGGCCCTACTCTCGGTGCACTGCTCGCCATTGTCATTTCCTTCACCTACCGGGCTCTGCGCGCCGATGCTGCCCGCCAGTACCAGCTCGCCCAGCAGCTTCGTGCGGTGCATGCCGAGCTCGTCCAGCAGCAGTACAGCGCCGGTAAGCTCGAAGAACGCGAGCGCCTGGCCCGCGAAATCCACGACACCCTGGCGCAGGGACTCTCATCCATTGTGCTGGTTTCTCGGGCAGCGGCGTCCTCGCTTCAGGAAGGAAAGGCGGACGCCGCAGCCGCCCAGGTGCGTGTTATCCAGGACTCTGCCGCCGCCAACCTGGCTGAGGCCCGCCGCTTTATCCGGGATCTCTCATCCCCCGCCCTGGATGATTCCCTGGTGTCAGCGCTCAGGGCTCTCGCGGCCTCCACCGAGACCGCCCAAAAGGCTGCCGGAAAACCCCTCACCTGCGCCTTTATTCTCGAAGGGAAGGAAGAAACAGCCAACGCCCTACCCGAGGCGGTTTCAGCAACCCTCATGCGCGTGGCCCAGGGTGCCCTGGCCAACGTCGCCGCCCACGCCGAAGCCAGCCGTGCGGCCCTCACCCTGAGCATCTGGCCCGGCGAAGTCACCCTCGACATCTTCGATAACGGCCGCGGCTTCACCCCCACTCCCCTAGTAGCAGGAACCCTCAGCGAAACCGGAACCGGCTACGGGCTCACCTCCCTCGGCGAGCGCGTTGCCCGCCTCGACGGTAGCCTAGACATTGAAAGCACCCCCGGTGAAGGCACCGTCCTCACCGCCCGTATCCCCCTCAACCAGCACCGACCCGAACAGGAGGCCCAGTGA
- a CDS encoding YbdD/YjiX family protein — MSIRSFLARIRWFASGVMGADKYQKYLAHHRASGCTHDPMTEREFWKDYTDSLDKNPGARCC, encoded by the coding sequence ATGAGCATCCGTTCTTTCCTCGCCCGCATCCGCTGGTTCGCTAGTGGAGTTATGGGCGCCGATAAGTACCAGAAGTACCTGGCCCACCACCGCGCCAGCGGCTGTACCCATGATCCTATGACCGAGCGGGAGTTCTGGAAGGACTACACTGACTCCCTCGATAAGAACCCGGGAGCTCGGTGTTGCTAG
- a CDS encoding response regulator transcription factor: MTVRALLVDDHPVVRAGLRAMFESFEGIDVVAEAADGSAALAVAAEQARTGAVLDVVVMDIQMKPMDGIEATRAFKAAGGPPVLILTTFDTQGDIVAAIEAGALGYLLKDAPPDQVQAAVLATARGERTLSPEITAALMERMQRPAISLSAREMELLKLLATGATNKELAEALFISQATVKTHLVHIYTKLGVDNRTAAIAAARSEGLL; encoded by the coding sequence GTGACCGTCCGCGCCCTACTCGTTGATGACCACCCCGTTGTACGCGCCGGCCTGCGCGCGATGTTCGAAAGTTTTGAGGGCATCGACGTGGTTGCCGAAGCAGCCGACGGGTCAGCTGCGCTTGCCGTAGCCGCCGAACAGGCCCGGACTGGGGCGGTGCTGGATGTGGTGGTTATGGACATTCAGATGAAGCCCATGGATGGTATCGAGGCAACCCGCGCTTTCAAGGCTGCGGGCGGGCCGCCGGTGCTGATTTTGACGACCTTTGACACCCAGGGTGATATCGTTGCGGCGATTGAGGCAGGGGCCCTGGGCTACCTACTGAAGGACGCCCCGCCCGATCAGGTACAGGCGGCGGTGCTGGCGACGGCGCGGGGTGAGCGGACGCTGTCGCCCGAGATCACGGCGGCCCTGATGGAGCGTATGCAGCGGCCCGCTATTTCTCTGTCGGCCCGGGAGATGGAGCTGCTCAAGCTGTTGGCTACCGGGGCGACCAATAAGGAGCTGGCTGAGGCCCTCTTTATTTCTCAGGCCACGGTGAAGACCCACCTGGTGCATATCTACACCAAGCTGGGTGTCGATAACCGCACGGCAGCTATCGCTGCGGCCCGGAGCGAGGGGCTGCTCTAG
- a CDS encoding ATP-binding cassette domain-containing protein, which translates to MTDLLTRPLAEETLAAPSVLELRDIVLDYPDGVDEQGNPRTMRALDHVNLTASRGEFIALTGASGSGKSSLLSVAAGLITPTAGARLISGTDTTAYKDADLAALRRTDIGIIFQQPNLIASLTAVEQLELTARISGARGAELKAARATAADLLDMVGLGDAANRRVHQLSGGQRQRVNIARALMGSPSLLLADEPTSALDAERSAAIVELLSKVTAEFNTATLMITHDLEQVQLTDRVEHMVDGRLENSPAA; encoded by the coding sequence ATGACTGACCTTCTCACCCGCCCCCTGGCCGAAGAAACCCTAGCTGCCCCCAGCGTCCTTGAACTGCGCGACATCGTGCTGGACTACCCCGACGGCGTAGACGAGCAGGGAAACCCGCGCACCATGCGCGCCCTGGACCACGTGAACCTCACCGCCAGCCGCGGCGAGTTCATCGCCTTGACCGGGGCATCCGGCTCGGGTAAGTCCTCCCTGCTCTCGGTCGCCGCCGGGCTTATCACCCCCACCGCCGGGGCCCGCCTGATCAGCGGCACCGACACCACCGCCTACAAGGACGCCGACCTCGCGGCCCTGCGCCGTACCGACATCGGCATCATCTTCCAGCAGCCTAACCTCATTGCCTCCCTCACCGCCGTCGAGCAGCTAGAACTCACCGCCCGCATCAGCGGCGCCCGCGGGGCAGAACTCAAAGCCGCCCGCGCTACCGCTGCCGACTTGCTCGACATGGTAGGGCTGGGCGACGCCGCCAACCGCCGTGTGCACCAGCTCTCTGGCGGCCAGCGTCAGCGCGTCAACATCGCCCGCGCCCTCATGGGCTCGCCCTCCCTGCTCCTGGCCGACGAGCCCACCAGCGCCCTCGATGCCGAACGCTCCGCCGCCATCGTCGAGCTCCTGTCCAAGGTCACCGCCGAGTTCAACACCGCAACCCTCATGATTACCCATGACCTTGAACAGGTACAGCTCACCGACCGGGTCGAGCACATGGTCGACGGCCGCCTAGAGAACTCACCGGCAGCCTAG
- a CDS encoding dehydrogenase, with translation MGIKDFLQSRRDDAELGKGLWRRAHDRFVRGLDRFHQILERVPAGPTLEELVPLANELADLLPRVRTIATEAQRLAPSESNDIPASPTGVYSDLHRALSKAGNSLALCAEALAMTRCAGDCGTDCTRTATIARRVETVEQHVADAEARLEAARQEALAPAS, from the coding sequence GTGGGTATCAAAGACTTCCTGCAGAGCCGCAGGGACGACGCCGAACTTGGCAAAGGCCTCTGGCGCCGCGCCCACGACCGCTTCGTCCGTGGCCTCGACCGCTTCCACCAGATTCTTGAACGGGTGCCTGCCGGGCCCACTCTTGAAGAGCTTGTCCCCCTGGCTAACGAGTTGGCTGACCTGCTGCCGCGCGTACGCACTATTGCCACCGAGGCCCAGCGACTGGCTCCTAGTGAATCAAACGATATTCCCGCTTCTCCCACCGGGGTGTACTCCGACCTGCACCGGGCGCTTTCCAAGGCGGGTAACTCCCTGGCCCTTTGTGCTGAAGCCCTGGCTATGACCCGTTGCGCCGGTGATTGCGGCACCGACTGTACCCGCACCGCCACCATCGCCCGCCGGGTTGAGACGGTAGAGCAGCACGTTGCGGACGCCGAAGCCCGCCTGGAAGCTGCCCGGCAGGAAGCGCTGGCCCCGGCGTCCTAA
- a CDS encoding alpha-ketoacid dehydrogenase subunit beta, translating to MSEQNPQQGTETLTLAKAITRALHDEMAANRKVLALGEDIGKLGGVYRVTEGLQKTFGPTRIMDTPLGEAGIIGTSIGMALRGYRPVPEIQFDGFVFPGFNQITSQLAKMHGRTHGQYQVSVTVRIPYGGMIGSVEHHSESPEALFTHTPGLRVVTPSSPHDAYWMLRKAIAHPDPVIYFEPKRRYWMKGEVNFEDTDFDPFTAQVVREGDDLTIATYGPLVPVALAAAQAAVEDGQSIEVIDLRSLSPLDIPTIEASIQKTGRLVVAHEAPTFGGIGSDIAAAITERCFYHLEAPVIRVGGYHMPYPVSRIEEEYVPGIDRLLEAVDRSLAY from the coding sequence ATGTCAGAACAGAACCCCCAGCAGGGCACCGAAACCCTCACCCTCGCTAAGGCCATCACCCGGGCCCTGCACGATGAAATGGCCGCCAACCGCAAGGTACTGGCCCTGGGCGAAGACATTGGCAAACTTGGTGGCGTCTACCGCGTGACCGAGGGTCTGCAAAAGACCTTTGGCCCCACCCGCATCATGGACACCCCTCTAGGTGAAGCCGGCATTATCGGAACCTCAATCGGCATGGCCCTGCGCGGCTACCGCCCGGTACCCGAAATCCAGTTCGACGGCTTTGTCTTCCCCGGCTTCAACCAGATCACCTCGCAGCTGGCAAAAATGCACGGACGTACCCACGGCCAGTATCAGGTATCCGTTACCGTCCGTATTCCCTACGGTGGCATGATCGGCTCGGTAGAGCACCACTCGGAGTCACCTGAGGCCCTCTTCACCCACACCCCGGGCCTGCGCGTGGTGACTCCCTCGTCCCCCCACGATGCCTACTGGATGCTCCGCAAGGCTATTGCCCACCCCGACCCCGTCATCTACTTTGAGCCCAAGCGCCGCTACTGGATGAAGGGGGAAGTCAACTTTGAAGACACCGATTTTGACCCCTTTACCGCGCAAGTGGTGCGAGAGGGCGACGACCTGACCATCGCCACCTACGGCCCGCTGGTTCCGGTGGCCCTGGCCGCCGCCCAGGCCGCAGTCGAGGACGGCCAGTCCATCGAGGTCATCGACCTGCGCTCCCTCTCACCGCTTGATATCCCCACTATCGAGGCTTCGATACAAAAAACCGGGCGTTTGGTCGTGGCCCACGAGGCCCCCACCTTCGGCGGTATCGGCTCAGACATCGCAGCTGCCATCACCGAGCGCTGCTTCTACCACTTAGAGGCCCCCGTTATTCGTGTGGGCGGCTACCACATGCCCTACCCCGTCTCCCGCATCGAAGAAGAGTACGTGCCCGGCATAGACCGCCTGCTCGAAGCCGTCGACCGTTCCCTGGCCTACTAA
- a CDS encoding acyltransferase, protein MNRYAHIDAMRAFAVLLVVFSHAGLTFVPGGSGVTIFFAISGFIITYLLLRERDKTGSFDLAGFYIRRLLKIAPPLILAIVIPTLVYRSMGGAVDTLDFLGQVFFFFNLRYLDSQITVLPGTHVMWSLSIEEQFYLVFALIWLVLVRWTAYRRALTVLGVTVVLYSSLSRWVLHDAGASTDRIYFGTDTRMEAIAIGMLTALWYHRYAADEMVLGREVVGRRYRSGALIQDGRTIPLLGRNWVLFAALGVYLLTLVIRDETFRDTVRYSLQAWAASAVMLWGLVASRQPLGATVHRFLAWRPLQLIGLSSYSIYLVHDVLFKTLEPYLHGLPTPTQVTLLALLGVAAGVAMYLAIEVPVMRFKDLYFGASWKKQAAAADTPGPLGTKS, encoded by the coding sequence GTGAACCGCTACGCCCACATTGATGCGATGCGCGCTTTTGCGGTGCTTCTGGTGGTGTTTTCCCACGCCGGGCTGACCTTTGTGCCGGGCGGGTCGGGTGTAACAATTTTCTTTGCCATCTCGGGTTTCATTATCACCTACCTGCTGCTGCGGGAGCGCGATAAGACCGGTAGCTTCGACCTAGCAGGCTTCTACATTCGCCGCCTGCTCAAAATCGCTCCGCCCCTGATTCTGGCGATTGTGATACCCACGCTGGTCTATCGGTCGATGGGTGGGGCCGTCGATACCCTGGACTTTCTGGGGCAGGTCTTCTTCTTCTTTAACCTGCGCTACCTGGACTCGCAGATTACCGTGCTGCCGGGCACGCACGTGATGTGGTCCCTGTCGATTGAAGAGCAGTTCTACCTGGTCTTTGCCCTAATCTGGCTGGTGCTGGTGCGCTGGACTGCCTACCGTCGGGCCCTGACCGTACTGGGTGTGACCGTGGTGCTCTACTCGTCACTGTCTCGCTGGGTTTTACATGATGCGGGGGCTAGCACTGATCGCATCTACTTCGGCACCGACACCCGCATGGAGGCTATTGCCATCGGCATGCTCACCGCCCTGTGGTACCACCGCTACGCCGCGGACGAGATGGTACTGGGGCGCGAGGTCGTGGGCCGCCGCTACCGGTCAGGGGCCCTAATTCAGGACGGACGCACCATCCCACTTCTAGGGCGCAACTGGGTACTTTTCGCCGCCCTGGGGGTCTACCTGCTGACCCTGGTGATTCGCGATGAGACCTTCCGCGATACGGTGCGCTATTCGCTCCAGGCATGGGCGGCGTCCGCTGTGATGCTCTGGGGCCTGGTTGCCTCGCGCCAGCCCCTGGGCGCTACGGTACACCGTTTCTTGGCCTGGCGGCCCCTACAGCTGATTGGCCTGTCGAGCTACAGCATTTACCTGGTGCACGATGTGCTCTTCAAGACCCTAGAACCCTACCTGCACGGGCTGCCGACTCCGACCCAGGTTACCCTGCTGGCCTTGCTGGGTGTGGCTGCCGGTGTAGCTATGTACCTGGCGATCGAAGTGCCGGTGATGCGCTTTAAAGACCTCTACTTCGGGGCGAGCTGGAAGAAACAAGCGGCAGCGGCCGATACCCCCGGCCCCCTGGGAACCAAGAGCTAA
- a CDS encoding thiamine pyrophosphate-dependent enzyme yields MSQTQNPTNPWGTPERIQLMNEAGETTPHTSFSAYADELTGEDLKDMYRTMALTRRFCDEMTSLQRQGQLALWVPSRGQEAAQVASARALAANDYIFPSYRDHGVLLERGITPEEITPLFRGSGTLGWDAKKHNVHSYTLVLAAQVLHATGYAMGLNLDAEIEAETGEAQTGQGQATDPTQDPDKPAVAVYCGDGSTTEGDVHESMVFAASYNAPVLFFVQNNHWAISVPFSVQSRVPISTRAAGYGFEGLRVDGNDVLAVYAATRYAMDKIRTGEGPVLIEAETYRLGPHTTADDPTKYRPEDHGATYEPLDPMLRLEAYLRSTGQADDAFFDDIAAYTKEQVKSVRSYVLASEPETFETYLDRAYAAPHQQVEDDRSFYRAYNDGFEED; encoded by the coding sequence ATGTCACAGACGCAAAACCCCACCAACCCCTGGGGAACGCCAGAGCGTATCCAGCTCATGAACGAAGCGGGTGAGACTACCCCCCACACCAGCTTCTCAGCCTACGCCGACGAACTCACCGGCGAAGACCTCAAAGACATGTACCGTACCATGGCTCTGACCCGCCGCTTCTGCGACGAAATGACCTCCCTGCAACGCCAGGGGCAGCTGGCCCTCTGGGTGCCCTCCCGTGGGCAGGAAGCTGCCCAGGTGGCGTCCGCACGGGCCCTTGCCGCCAACGACTACATCTTCCCCTCCTACCGCGACCACGGGGTGCTTCTCGAACGCGGCATCACCCCCGAAGAAATCACCCCCCTCTTTAGGGGGTCAGGCACCCTGGGCTGGGACGCCAAAAAACACAACGTACACTCCTACACCCTGGTGCTGGCCGCCCAAGTACTCCATGCCACCGGCTACGCTATGGGGCTGAATCTCGACGCCGAGATTGAAGCTGAAACAGGTGAAGCCCAAACCGGTCAGGGGCAGGCTACCGACCCTACCCAGGACCCCGATAAACCCGCCGTAGCCGTCTACTGTGGTGATGGCTCCACCACCGAAGGCGACGTACACGAATCCATGGTCTTCGCCGCCAGCTACAACGCGCCCGTCCTCTTCTTTGTGCAAAACAACCACTGGGCCATTTCTGTGCCCTTTAGTGTGCAGTCCCGCGTGCCCATCTCAACCCGAGCCGCAGGCTACGGCTTCGAGGGCCTGCGTGTGGACGGCAACGATGTGCTCGCTGTCTACGCCGCCACTCGCTACGCCATGGACAAAATCAGGACGGGGGAGGGGCCCGTACTGATCGAAGCTGAAACCTACCGCCTGGGCCCCCACACCACGGCCGATGATCCCACCAAGTACCGCCCCGAAGACCACGGCGCCACCTACGAGCCGCTCGACCCCATGCTGCGCCTCGAAGCCTACCTACGTTCAACCGGCCAGGCCGATGATGCCTTCTTCGACGACATCGCCGCCTACACTAAAGAGCAGGTGAAGAGCGTCCGCTCCTACGTCCTTGCCAGCGAACCCGAGACCTTCGAAACCTACCTGGACCGCGCCTACGCGGCCCCCCACCAGCAGGTTGAGGACGACCGTTCCTTCTACCGCGCCTACAACGACGGCTTCGAGGAGGACTAA